The proteins below come from a single Alphaproteobacteria bacterium genomic window:
- a CDS encoding sigma-54 dependent transcriptional regulator — MTMDILVIDDETDIRMLICKLLEDEGYQTRHCSNSVSALEAISRRQPGLVILDIWLQGSPMDGIELLTIIQQNHPEVPVIMISGHGNIETAVAAIRQGAYDFIEKPFKSDHLLVVVARAIEAAKLKKENAELRSKTGLDIQLVGSSASINQLRQSIEKVAPTGSRVLITGAPGSGKERAARLIHFHSKRAKGPFVVLNCASMIPERLEIELFGRSQKYENKSAPIIGTLEKAHNGTLFLDEIADMPLETQAKLVRILQENCFYRLGGLHKVDVDVRVIASTSCDLLEKIREGNFRQDLFYRLNVVSLPVPALKERREDIPELIKHFVTHAKINGLVPKHITEDAIATLQAYDWPGNIRQLKNVVESLLIMANSEDQVINTAMLPSEISQVAPPRVQRDSGAEIMGLPLREARELFEKQYLDAQVARFGGNISRTAVFVGMERSALHRKLKILGLTSCDRSPKNDE; from the coding sequence ATGACAATGGATATACTTGTTATAGATGATGAAACTGATATTCGTATGCTTATATGTAAGCTGCTCGAAGATGAAGGATATCAAACAAGACATTGTTCAAATAGTGTTAGCGCCCTTGAAGCAATAAGCCGTAGACAACCAGGTCTTGTGATTCTTGATATATGGCTTCAAGGTAGTCCAATGGATGGCATTGAATTGTTGACAATTATCCAACAAAATCACCCAGAAGTTCCAGTCATTATGATAAGTGGTCATGGTAATATAGAAACCGCTGTCGCTGCTATCCGTCAAGGTGCCTATGATTTTATAGAAAAACCATTTAAATCTGATCACCTTTTAGTTGTTGTAGCAAGAGCCATAGAAGCAGCAAAGCTTAAAAAAGAAAATGCAGAACTTAGATCAAAAACAGGATTGGATATTCAACTTGTAGGAAGTTCTGCGTCAATTAATCAATTAAGACAATCTATTGAAAAAGTTGCACCCACTGGTAGCCGCGTGCTTATTACTGGTGCCCCTGGATCTGGTAAAGAAAGAGCGGCCAGATTAATCCATTTTCATTCCAAACGAGCCAAAGGTCCTTTTGTTGTATTAAATTGTGCCTCTATGATTCCAGAACGCCTTGAAATAGAACTTTTTGGTAGATCACAAAAGTATGAAAATAAAAGTGCTCCTATTATTGGTACTTTGGAAAAAGCGCATAATGGTACATTATTTTTAGATGAAATTGCTGACATGCCTCTTGAAACACAGGCAAAGTTAGTTCGTATTTTACAAGAAAATTGTTTTTATCGTTTGGGCGGCTTACATAAAGTCGATGTTGATGTACGCGTTATTGCCTCAACAAGTTGTGATTTATTAGAAAAAATAAGAGAAGGAAATTTTAGGCAAGATTTATTTTATCGTCTTAATGTTGTCTCTTTACCCGTTCCTGCTCTTAAAGAAAGACGAGAAGATATTCCCGAGCTAATAAAACATTTTGTAACTCATGCTAAAATTAATGGTCTTGTCCCCAAACATATTACAGAAGATGCTATTGCTACGTTGCAGGCATATGATTGGCCAGGAAATATTAGACAATTAAAAAATGTTGTTGAATCTTTATTGATTATGGCTAATAGCGAAGATCAAGTCATTAACACCGCAATGTTACCTTCTGAAATAAGCCAGGTAGCTCCACCTAGAGTGCAAAGAGATAGCGGGGCTGAAATTATGGGATTACCCTTACGTGAGGCAAGAGAACTTTTTGAAAAACAATATTTAGATGCACAGGTTGCTCGTTTTGGTGGTAATATATCTCGTACAGCTGTTTTTGTTGGCATGGAAAGATCAGCATTACACAGAAAGTTAAAAATACTTGGTTTAACTTCTTGCGATCGTTCTCCAAAAAATGATGAATAA